The DNA window TCCATTGCTGCCCGTGCTGTCCTACCTGTATATAACACATCATCTACTAAAACTACGTTTTTTGAATTTATATCAAATGGAATATCAGTGTCATTTATTATAGGATGTTCTGACAGCATGCTCAAGTCGTCTCTATATAAAGTTATATCCAATATACCTGCCTTCACTTGTTTACCTTCCACCTGTTTTATCTTTTGCGCCAGCCAATCAGCTAAAGTTACTCCCCTTCGTTGAATGCCTACCAGCACAACATCTTCAATTCCCTTATTTTTTTCTATTATTTCATGGGCTATTCTTATGACAGCTCTTTCCATTGCCTTTTCGTCCATTATTATTGTCTTTTCCCTCATAGTGCTATCCCTCCTTTTTAAGGTATAAAAAAAACCTTACACTTCTGGCAAGGCGAAAATACAACATATAACGTTATTCTCCCTTGCCAGCCTCGCAGGACCAGCTTAAAGGTCTTGACTGAAAAAAGTATATCATAAATTTTTCATCATGTCTACTGCTTTTTTGTCACTTTTTGTTGTAAGAATAAAATAATTTCTTTGAAATACTCTGGTA is part of the Clostridia bacterium genome and encodes:
- the pyrR gene encoding bifunctional pyr operon transcriptional regulator/uracil phosphoribosyltransferase PyrR → MREKTIIMDEKAMERAVIRIAHEIIEKNKGIEDVVLVGIQRRGVTLADWLAQKIKQVEGKQVKAGILDITLYRDDLSMLSEHPIINDTDIPFDINSKNVVLVDDVLYTGRTARAAMDAIIDLGRPKTIQLAVLIDRGHRELPIRADYVGKNVPTARSEIVNVNVTEFDGYNKVVINEL